In Scleropages formosus chromosome 18, fSclFor1.1, whole genome shotgun sequence, one DNA window encodes the following:
- the irx4a gene encoding iroquois-class homeodomain protein IRX-4a translates to MSYPQFGYPYSSAPQFLMSSNSLTTCCESSGRALSDSGVSASAQTPVYCPVYESRLLASARHELSSAAALGVYGNPYTGGQGYGNYVTYGTDASAFYSLGTFDTKDGTATAHAGITQAAAYYPYDPSLGQYQYDRYGSMDGGTRRKNATRETTSTLKAWLQEHRKNPYPTKGEKIMLAIITKMTLTQVSTWFANARRRLKKENKMTWPPRNKCSDERRYEDDEEASQGEQIKTESNEDESRSRDDKDLQLSDLDDFDAMDSESSECDLKHQFNVNSHMTAADCPADHLKETSLKITVPVSLQGNQELSKSCLKRAPEDDCEHHATSGRQTKTCFQQGHQILDSKPRIWSLAQTATSLNQNEYPSCMMRCQPAMPSSPAPPSPVPHVIERQQQDSPVTTLRNWVDGVFHDPLFRHSTLNQALTNTTVSWTTTKGAILETGALGRSVGNNVIKGHIPSLQHQ, encoded by the exons ATGTCATACCCACAATTTGGATACCCGTACTCCTCCGCACCCCAG TTCCTCATGTCCAGCAACTCTCTGACCACTTGCTGCGAGTCGAGCGGCAGGGCTCTTTCGGACAGCGGGGTGAGCGCCTCCGCCCAGACGCCCGTTTATTGCCCGGTTTACGAGAGCCGGCTGCTGGCCAGCGCCAGACACGAGCTGAGCTCCGCCGCGGCGCTCGGCGTTTATGGGAACCCCTACACCGGCGGTCAGGGATATGGCAACTATGTCACCTACGGCACCGATGCATCCGCTTTCTACTCTCTG GGCACATTTGACACAAAAGATGGGACAGCCACTGCGCATGCGGGCATCACTCAGGCTGCTGCTTACTACCCCTACGATCCTTCCCTGGGGCAGTATCAGTACGACAG ATACGGGTCTATGGATGGAGGGACACGCAGAAAAAACGCCACCCGAGAGACGACGAGCACCCTGAAAGCCTGGCTCCAGGAGCACAGAAAGAACCCGTATCCCACCAAAGGAGAGAAGATCATGCTGGCGATCATCACCAAGATGACCCTCACGCAGGTGTCCACCTGGTTCGCGAACGCCAGGAGGAGGCTCAAGAAGGAGAACAAGATGACCTGGCCGCCTCGAAACAAATGCTCTGACGAGAGGAGATACGAGGATGACGAAGAGGCGTCTCAAGGGGAGCAAATTAAAACGGAGAGCAATGAGGATG AGAGCCGAAGTCGAGACGATAAAGATCTTCAACTAAGTGATCTGGACGATTTCGACGCCATGGACTCCGAGAGTTCAGAGTGCGACTTAAAGCATCAGTTTAACGTCAACAGCCACATGACCGCAGCCGACTGTCCTGCTGATCACCTGAAGGAGACCTCCTTAAAGATAACCGTCCCCGTGTCTCTCCAGGGGAATCAAGAGTTGTCCAAGAGCTGCCTGAAAAGGGCCCCAGAAGATGATTGTGAACACCACGCCACCAGTGGCAGACAGACCAAAACCTGCTTCCAGCAAGGTCACCAGATACTAGACAGCAAGCCCAGAATCTGGTCTCTAGCCCAAACAGCCACGTCACTGAACCAAAACGAGTACCCATCATGCATGATGAGATGTCAACCAGCCATGCCCTCCTCTCCGGCGCCTCCTTCTCCGGTTCCACATGTCattgagagacagcagcaggatTCACCAGTCACTACTCTTAGAAACTGGGTGGACGGGGTCTTCCACGATCCCCTCTTCAGACACAGCACTTTGAACCAGGCGTTAACCAACACGACGGTTTCTTGGACCACCACCAAAGGCGCAATCCTGGAGACCGGTGCACTCGGACGCTCAGTTGGAAATAATGTCATCAAAGGACACATCCCTTCCTTACAGCACCAATAA